Proteins encoded within one genomic window of Komagataella phaffii GS115 chromosome 3, complete sequence:
- a CDS encoding 60S ribosomal protein L14 → MSAPTVEVEELNWRLVEVGRVVLINNKLAAIVDIIDQKRVLVDGPSTDVERQVARLQDIELTFLVLDSVSRGDNSDAVKEAWDASDISSQWASSDWAKDIAQKQRRSELNDFERFQVQLLQKQRSLAIGSAAK, encoded by the coding sequence ATGTCCGCCCCAACcgttgaagttgaagaattgaactGGAGACTCGTGGAAGTCGGTAGAGTTGTTTTGATCAACAACAAGCTTGCTGCTATTGTCGACATCATCGACCAGAAGAGAGTTCTCGTTGATGGACCATCTactgatgttgaaagaCAAGTTGCTCGTCTTCAAGACATAGAACTAACCTTCTTAGTGTTGGATTCCGTTTCCAGGGGAGACAACTCCGATGCTGTCAAGGAGGCATGGGATGCTTCTGATATCTCTTCTCAATGGGCCTCTTCTGACTGGGCTAAGGATATTGCTCAAAAGCAGAGAAGAAGTGAGCTGAACGACTTTGAGAGATTTCAAGTGCAGCTTTtgcaaaaacaaagaagCCTTGCTATCGGTAGTGCTGCTAAATAG